In one window of Vulpes vulpes isolate BD-2025 chromosome 1, VulVul3, whole genome shotgun sequence DNA:
- the SPACA1 gene encoding sperm acrosome membrane-associated protein 1 produces the protein MSPGGAGCSPRLLLTVGWLLLAGLHSACGANVTAAQDPGLVHEGEGEGEGEEEAEESESEGESEAENEAQSATEEDASNQTVVKEVEFGMCTVTCGVGIREVILTNGCPGGESKCIVRVEECRGPVDCGWGRPVTESLDSVRLACVHISPVNRFKYVWKLLRPDQQPIILANDSAILEVRREVHPLIFECATLDNNEIIATVKFTVYTTSELQMKRSARPDTDAVLVFVLTIGVVICIFVIFILIFIIINWGAVKSFWGEKASTTEIQSELSSMRYKDSTSLDQSPTEIPGNEDDALSEWNE, from the exons ATGAGCCCCGGGGGCGCGGGCTGCTCCCCCAGGCTGCTGCTGACGGTCGGCTGGCTGCTCCTGGCGGGCCTCCACTCCGCGTGTGGGGCGAACGTCACCGCCGCCCAGGATCCTGGCTTGGTCcacgagggcgagggcgagggcgagggcgaggagGAGGCCGAGGAGAGCGAGAGCGAGGGCGAGAGCGAGGCGGAGAACGAAGCCCAGTCGGCGACTGAGGAGGATG CTTCAAATCAGACAGTAGTCAAAGAAGTAGAATTTGGGATGTGCACCGTTACATGTG GTGTTGGTATTAGAGAAGTTATACTAACAAATGGATGCCCTGGAGGTGAATCCAAGTGTATTGTACGAGTGGAAGAATGCCGTGGACCCGTAGATTGTGGCT ggGGTAGACCAGTTACAGAAAGTCTTGACAGTGTTAGACTGGCATGTGTTCATATATCTCCTGTAAATCGTTTCAAATATGTTTGGAAACTTCTAAGGCCAGACCAA cAACCCATTATCCTTGCAAATGATTCAGCAATCCTGGAAGTACGCAGGGAAGTTCACCCCTTGATTTTTGAGTGTGCCACCTtggataataatgaaataatagcaACAGTTAAATTCACAGTCTATACAACAAGTG aattGCAAATGAAAAGATCAGCTCGACCAGACACTGATGCAGTCCTAGTTTTTGTGCTGACCATAGGAGTTGTAATCTGTATATTCGTGATCTTTATACTGATCTTCATAATTATAAACTG gGGGGCAGTCAAGTCTTTCTGGGGGGAGAAAGCCTCAACAACTGAGATACAGTCTGAACTGAGTTCAATGAGATACAAAGATTCAACTTCTCTTGACCAGTCACCAACAGAAATACCTGGAAATGAAGATGATGCTTTAAGTGAATGGAATGAATGA